In Comamonadaceae bacterium OS-1, a single window of DNA contains:
- the ygjP gene encoding UTP pyrophosphatase encodes MLPLKYLSAYPAHVTAQVQQLLADDQLGALLLKKYPRAHSVRTDKALFDYVMDLKTQHMRNAAQINKVGFDAKLHVYHHALGTHTTVSRVQGNKLKAKHEIRIATLFKDVPDAFLKMIAVHELAHLKERNHDKPFYQLCTYMEPDYHQLEFDVRLYLTHIDASGKLDWPT; translated from the coding sequence ATGCTCCCCCTGAAATACCTGTCCGCCTACCCGGCCCACGTCACCGCCCAGGTGCAGCAACTGCTGGCCGACGACCAGTTGGGCGCGCTGCTGCTCAAAAAATACCCGCGCGCCCACAGCGTGCGTACCGACAAAGCCTTGTTCGACTACGTGATGGACCTCAAAACCCAGCACATGCGCAATGCTGCGCAAATCAACAAGGTGGGTTTTGACGCCAAGCTGCACGTCTACCACCACGCGCTGGGTACGCACACCACCGTGTCGCGGGTGCAGGGCAACAAACTCAAGGCCAAGCACGAAATCCGCATTGCCACCCTGTTCAAGGACGTGCCCGATGCCTTCCTGAAAATGATCGCGGTGCACGAGCTGGCGCACCTGAAGGAGCGTAACCACGACAAGCCCTTCTACCAGCTCTGCACCTACATGGAGCCCGACTACCACCAGCTGGAATTCGACGTGCGCCTGTACCTGACGCACATCGACGCCTCCGGCAAACTGGACTGGCCCACGTGA
- the efp gene encoding elongation factor P gives MKIAQDIRAGNVIMHGKDPMVVLKTEYSRGGRNSATVRMKLKSLIANFNTEQVFKADDKLDQVILDKKECTYSYFAEPMYICMDTEYNQYEVEAENMGDALNYLEDGMELEVVFYDGKAISVELPTSVQREITWTEPAVKGDTSGKVLKPAKIATGFEFGVPIFVAQGDKVEIDTRTGEYRKRV, from the coding sequence ATGAAAATCGCCCAAGATATCCGCGCTGGCAACGTCATCATGCACGGCAAAGACCCGATGGTCGTCCTGAAAACCGAATACAGCCGCGGTGGCCGCAACTCTGCCACCGTGCGCATGAAGCTCAAAAGCCTGATCGCCAACTTCAACACCGAACAGGTGTTCAAGGCCGACGACAAGCTCGACCAAGTCATTCTGGACAAGAAAGAGTGCACCTACTCCTACTTTGCCGAACCCATGTACATCTGCATGGACACCGAATACAACCAGTACGAAGTCGAAGCCGAGAACATGGGCGACGCACTGAACTACCTGGAAGACGGCATGGAACTGGAAGTTGTGTTCTACGACGGCAAGGCCATTTCGGTCGAGTTGCCCACCAGCGTGCAGCGCGAAATCACCTGGACCGAGCCCGCCGTCAAGGGCGACACGTCCGGCAAGGTGCTCAAGCCTGCCAAGATCGCCACCGGCTTCGAGTTCGGCGTGCCCATCTTCGTGGCCCAAGGCGACAAGGTTGAAATCGACACCCGTACCGGCGAATACCGCAAGCGCGTCTAA
- the rep_1 gene encoding ATP-dependent DNA helicase Rep, which produces MTSTKTVAHFVPKALTPTKEQLAIQISPARVAIVEANAGAAKTTVLALRMAEAWTRGTRAEQIFALTYTDAACTALKNALKKIGVPAAVAQQMRIQTFEAFSTQVLAELEGGKVPVYTEAEQFSPVIWEAVQQVADHPDDRWRSELLMPTLGDHGMTDSFLQQGEILKGTLRDVLQRDEQAVSPDYADSIGTEYTQLKIHLAFERIRCANPEKPAFRGPQDATYDLACLLHAGESVRHTTTWPQAVKVLVVDEMHDMNQAMFTLLQALLASNRCFFCGVGDIDQVIHKATGADAQFMRSALEEHSSHAVQRYPLTHSFRFSPAVAQLAGKIAAKPYASLAPHASTVALQHYSDNSDCARQVVAAAQQWKAQPKAKMDAFAVLLRHPHQSVQIENALIAAGMPYTTQGFDSYVQRPEVLLLRGLLAVATDDLASISAEQTRKNILRALVFFAESRIQVDGREHESQQELLDDAVRAVAVAPTFLKSFFDNQVLRNAPPATRQRLQAAVDTIRSHTGPGLLAAVLAALHAPSLVRNVLTSTRRRLEAESNLAWLAQAAEGFASPAAFFQHLNTIEHKQHTSAKDKAASLLIASITSVKGLEFDAVLLPYLAQGEFPDPHGDTDEELNTLYVGITRARRALTLLSHQDRPGGFSGFCKPPALPVQ; this is translated from the coding sequence ATGACCTCCACCAAAACCGTTGCGCACTTCGTTCCCAAAGCCCTCACGCCAACGAAGGAGCAGTTGGCGATCCAGATCAGTCCGGCGCGGGTGGCCATCGTGGAGGCCAACGCGGGGGCCGCCAAAACCACGGTGCTGGCCTTGCGCATGGCCGAGGCCTGGACGCGGGGGACCCGGGCCGAGCAGATTTTTGCGCTCACCTACACCGATGCGGCCTGCACCGCCCTGAAAAACGCGCTGAAGAAAATCGGTGTGCCCGCGGCCGTGGCGCAGCAGATGCGCATTCAGACCTTTGAGGCCTTCAGCACCCAGGTGCTGGCCGAGCTCGAAGGCGGCAAGGTGCCGGTCTACACCGAGGCGGAACAGTTCAGTCCGGTGATCTGGGAGGCGGTGCAGCAGGTGGCCGACCACCCGGATGACCGCTGGCGCTCCGAGCTCTTGATGCCCACGCTGGGTGACCACGGCATGACGGACAGCTTTTTGCAGCAGGGCGAAATCCTCAAAGGCACGCTGCGCGACGTGCTGCAGCGCGACGAGCAGGCGGTGTCACCCGACTACGCCGACAGCATAGGCACCGAATACACGCAGCTCAAGATCCATTTGGCGTTCGAGCGCATCCGCTGCGCCAACCCCGAAAAACCCGCCTTCCGCGGCCCGCAGGATGCCACCTACGACCTGGCCTGCCTGCTGCATGCCGGCGAATCGGTGCGGCACACCACCACCTGGCCGCAGGCCGTCAAGGTGCTGGTGGTCGATGAAATGCACGACATGAACCAGGCCATGTTCACCCTGCTGCAGGCGCTGCTGGCCAGCAACCGCTGCTTCTTTTGCGGCGTGGGCGACATCGACCAGGTGATCCACAAAGCCACCGGTGCCGACGCGCAGTTCATGCGCTCCGCCCTGGAAGAACACAGCAGCCATGCCGTGCAGCGCTACCCGCTGACGCACAGCTTCCGCTTCAGCCCGGCCGTGGCCCAACTGGCCGGAAAAATCGCGGCCAAACCCTATGCCTCGCTGGCCCCGCACGCCAGCACGGTGGCCCTGCAACACTACAGCGACAACTCCGACTGCGCCCGCCAGGTGGTAGCCGCAGCCCAGCAGTGGAAGGCCCAGCCCAAAGCCAAAATGGACGCGTTCGCGGTGCTGCTGCGGCATCCGCACCAGTCGGTACAGATCGAAAACGCCCTGATCGCCGCAGGCATGCCCTACACCACCCAGGGCTTCGACAGTTATGTGCAGCGCCCCGAGGTGCTGCTGCTGCGCGGCCTGCTGGCGGTGGCCACCGACGACCTGGCCAGCATCAGCGCCGAGCAGACCCGCAAAAACATCCTGCGCGCCCTGGTGTTTTTTGCCGAATCGCGCATCCAGGTGGACGGGCGCGAGCACGAATCCCAGCAGGAGCTGCTGGACGACGCGGTGCGCGCCGTGGCCGTGGCTCCGACGTTCTTGAAATCGTTCTTTGACAACCAGGTGCTGCGCAATGCCCCGCCCGCCACCCGCCAGCGGCTGCAGGCGGCCGTAGACACCATCCGCAGCCATACGGGGCCTGGCCTGCTGGCCGCCGTGCTGGCCGCCCTGCACGCACCCTCGTTGGTGCGCAACGTGCTCACCTCCACCCGCCGCCGCCTGGAAGCCGAGTCCAACCTGGCCTGGCTGGCCCAGGCGGCAGAGGGCTTTGCCAGCCCGGCAGCGTTCTTCCAGCACCTCAACACCATCGAGCACAAGCAGCACACCAGTGCCAAAGACAAGGCCGCCAGCCTGCTGATCGCCAGTATCACCAGCGTCAAGGGCCTGGAATTTGACGCGGTGCTGCTGCCCTACCTGGCGCAGGGTGAGTTTCCCGACCCGCACGGCGACACCGACGAAGAACTGAACACGCTGTACGTGGGCATCACCCGCGCGCGCCGGGCGCTGACCCTGCTCAGCCACCAGGACCGCCCCGGTGGGTTCAGCGGATTTTGCAAGCCCCCGGCGCTGCCGGTGCAATGA
- the rgtA gene encoding lipopolysaccharide core galacturonosyltransferase RgtA, whose product MPPATTLSPEFTLPPVAPVDRLRPAWQWVLALCVGQVLLWGLAFGLTYNAPEIDSAEQFIWSFSMESGYWKHPPMPSWIMHLLLRVFGPSIALPFVATQVCIVLALALTWRLGCHFMSPQRSLVAMALTSLVTYHNLGGDNFNHSLVVLPFQAATTLLFYGATRRGDLRLWALTGLFAGLGMLVKYVALLPIAGLVLYLLLDRRLHHRRTWQGLAMALVVFVLVLTPHAIWLERTNFLPFQYAHSVAQPMSGWLEGARSLWEFGLMQFFRTLPFLAGLGYALWPRRGQTPSSDAALLPVLPAQERLFLWVAALSPLVLTIVYGMASRTELQSRWGTNAFLCSGLLVMALVRKLDTPQMLRRVLVFVVATHVLLSVGMTVSKTVLADHLHRQTRANFPGAVLARDAMQVWKDHTDAPLRLVVSDIWLGGNIVAHSPQRVAVLIDGYLLRSPWVDAHAVRDCGALVLDNQTNGATGASDNSPALNALMDQAMDTGVWNLPWAVSQKEATDHATGVIRWGVIAPAAPGACKIR is encoded by the coding sequence GTGCCGCCCGCCACCACGCTATCGCCCGAGTTCACGCTGCCGCCCGTGGCACCCGTGGACCGGTTGCGCCCGGCCTGGCAGTGGGTGCTGGCGCTGTGCGTGGGCCAGGTGCTGCTGTGGGGCCTGGCCTTCGGGCTGACCTACAACGCCCCCGAGATCGACTCGGCCGAGCAGTTCATCTGGTCGTTTTCGATGGAGAGCGGCTACTGGAAGCACCCGCCCATGCCGTCGTGGATCATGCATCTGCTGCTGCGGGTGTTTGGCCCGTCGATCGCGCTGCCCTTTGTGGCCACGCAGGTGTGCATCGTGCTGGCCCTGGCGCTGACCTGGCGGCTGGGCTGCCACTTCATGTCGCCGCAGCGCTCGCTGGTCGCCATGGCCCTGACCTCGCTGGTGACCTACCACAACCTGGGCGGCGACAACTTCAACCACAGCCTGGTGGTGCTGCCGTTCCAGGCGGCCACCACGCTGCTTTTCTACGGGGCCACCCGGCGCGGTGACCTGCGGCTCTGGGCCCTGACCGGGCTGTTCGCCGGGCTGGGCATGCTGGTCAAGTACGTGGCGCTGCTGCCGATTGCCGGACTGGTGCTGTACCTGCTGCTGGACCGCCGCCTGCATCACCGCCGCACCTGGCAGGGGCTGGCCATGGCCTTGGTGGTGTTTGTGCTGGTGCTCACGCCCCACGCCATCTGGCTGGAACGGACCAACTTTTTGCCCTTCCAGTACGCACATTCGGTGGCCCAGCCCATGTCCGGCTGGCTGGAGGGTGCGCGCAGCCTGTGGGAGTTTGGGCTGATGCAGTTTTTCCGCACCTTGCCTTTTCTGGCCGGTCTGGGGTATGCCTTGTGGCCGCGCCGCGGGCAGACCCCGTCCTCGGATGCTGCGCTGTTGCCGGTGTTGCCGGCCCAGGAGCGATTGTTTCTGTGGGTGGCGGCTCTCTCACCTCTGGTGTTGACCATTGTGTACGGTATGGCCAGCCGCACCGAGCTGCAGTCGCGCTGGGGCACCAATGCGTTTTTGTGCAGCGGTTTGCTGGTGATGGCTCTAGTTCGGAAGCTCGATACCCCGCAGATGCTGCGCAGGGTGCTAGTGTTTGTGGTGGCTACGCATGTGCTGCTGAGCGTGGGCATGACCGTTAGCAAGACCGTGCTGGCCGACCACCTGCACCGCCAGACCCGGGCGAACTTTCCCGGTGCGGTGCTGGCCCGCGATGCCATGCAGGTCTGGAAGGACCATACCGATGCGCCGCTGCGGCTGGTGGTGTCCGACATTTGGCTGGGGGGCAACATTGTGGCCCACAGCCCGCAGAGGGTCGCTGTGTTGATCGATGGCTACCTGCTCCGGTCGCCCTGGGTGGATGCGCATGCCGTGCGCGACTGCGGTGCGCTGGTGCTGGATAACCAGACCAACGGTGCCACCGGCGCATCCGACAACAGCCCGGCGCTGAACGCACTGATGGACCAAGCCATGGATACCGGGGTCTGGAACCTGCCCTGGGCCGTGTCGCAGAAGGAGGCCACGGACCATGCCACCGGCGTGATCCGCTGGGGTGTCATTGCACCGGCAGCGCCGGGGGCTTGCAAAATCCGCTGA
- the braC_4 gene encoding leucine-, isoleucine-, valine-, threonine-, and alanine-binding protein, whose translation MPSTFTKIALACAATMALVGGAYAQEQTVKIGVTGPLSGPNAFIGKDNENGVRLAVEDLNAKKIVVGGKTLKFELESEDDQCDPKAGVSVAQKLVDGNVKYVMGPYCSGVAIPASRVYSQGNVVVSTVGSNPKVTMGGYKNLFRIMAGDNEIGARLAFYAANIMKVKNVAVIDDRTAYGQGLADEFSKEAKKLGLNIVGNEFTTDKATDFSAILTSLKAKNPDVILLGGYAPQAGPMLRQMKSLGITAKLLGGDAICTAELGKLAGEAATDTAFCAQGGAVLDKTAEGPAFKAKYKKRFNIDPDAYAPSFYDQTMFVGQSIQKAGTVDPEKVGAEIYKTSYKGMSGTFAFDEKGNLKAAPITIYTFKAGAPSALGTY comes from the coding sequence ATGCCATCCACATTTACAAAAATCGCCCTTGCATGCGCCGCCACCATGGCCCTCGTCGGGGGTGCTTATGCCCAGGAACAAACCGTCAAGATCGGTGTGACCGGCCCCCTGTCGGGCCCCAATGCCTTCATCGGCAAGGACAATGAAAACGGCGTGCGTCTGGCCGTGGAAGACCTGAACGCCAAGAAAATCGTGGTGGGTGGCAAGACCCTGAAGTTCGAACTGGAATCGGAAGACGACCAGTGCGACCCCAAAGCCGGCGTGAGCGTGGCCCAGAAGCTGGTGGACGGCAATGTGAAATACGTGATGGGCCCGTACTGCTCCGGCGTGGCCATTCCGGCTTCCCGCGTGTACAGCCAGGGCAATGTGGTGGTGTCTACCGTCGGTAGCAACCCCAAGGTCACCATGGGTGGCTACAAGAATCTGTTCCGCATCATGGCGGGCGACAACGAAATCGGCGCACGCCTGGCCTTCTACGCGGCCAACATCATGAAGGTCAAGAACGTGGCCGTCATCGACGACCGCACCGCCTACGGCCAAGGCCTGGCAGACGAGTTCAGCAAGGAAGCCAAGAAGCTGGGCCTGAACATCGTGGGCAATGAGTTCACCACCGACAAAGCCACGGACTTCTCCGCCATCCTGACCAGCCTGAAGGCCAAGAACCCCGACGTCATCCTGCTGGGTGGCTACGCACCCCAGGCCGGCCCCATGCTGCGCCAGATGAAGTCGCTGGGCATTACCGCCAAGCTGCTGGGCGGCGACGCGATCTGCACCGCCGAACTGGGCAAGTTGGCCGGTGAAGCCGCTACCGACACCGCTTTCTGCGCCCAGGGCGGCGCGGTGCTGGACAAGACCGCTGAGGGCCCTGCCTTCAAGGCCAAGTACAAGAAGCGTTTCAACATCGATCCTGATGCCTACGCGCCTTCGTTCTACGACCAGACCATGTTTGTTGGCCAGTCGATCCAGAAGGCCGGTACCGTCGATCCTGAAAAGGTCGGTGCCGAGATCTACAAGACCTCGTACAAGGGCATGTCGGGCACCTTTGCCTTTGACGAAAAGGGCAACCTGAAGGCCGCCCCTATCACCATCTACACCTTCAAGGCAGGCGCTCCGTCGGCTCTGGGTACGTACTGA
- the hcnB gene encoding hydrogen cyanide synthase subunit HcnB, with protein sequence MTHCDILIIGAGPAGMAAALAAAPSGASIAIVDDNPVPGGQIWRDSPNANVPVAAQRMRSTLAACANVRIHSGARVISAPAPQTLLLEDAEHGWSLQWKTLILCTGARELLLPFPGWTLPGVTGAGGLQALIKSGLPVAGERIVVAGSGPLLLAAAASAHKAGAKVVRVAEQAGLGAVLGFASRLAGSPGKALQALTLMHPQYRTASHVIAVLGQGRVESVQLQQGSRRVEIACDRLACGFGLVPNTQLGQLLGCGLTPTGLVVDDWQATSQPHIYAAGECTGVGGSERALVQGRIAGLAAVGDTAAAQALWPERSRWQAFAQQLGRSFALAPQLKKLPQADTLVCRCEDVPYAAVRACAGWTDAKLHTRCGMGACQGRICGTAMQFLHGWEQPVPRNPLAPARIGTLAAIPLKGE encoded by the coding sequence GTGACCCATTGCGACATCCTCATCATCGGCGCAGGCCCCGCAGGCATGGCAGCGGCCTTGGCGGCAGCGCCCAGCGGCGCGTCGATTGCCATCGTCGACGACAACCCCGTGCCCGGCGGCCAGATCTGGCGTGACAGCCCCAACGCCAATGTACCGGTGGCCGCGCAACGCATGCGCTCCACATTGGCGGCCTGCGCCAACGTGCGCATCCACAGCGGGGCACGCGTCATCTCCGCCCCGGCCCCCCAGACCTTGCTGCTGGAAGATGCCGAGCATGGCTGGTCCCTGCAGTGGAAAACCCTCATTCTGTGCACCGGTGCCCGCGAGTTGCTGCTGCCGTTCCCCGGCTGGACGCTGCCAGGCGTGACCGGCGCGGGCGGCCTGCAGGCGCTCATCAAATCCGGCTTGCCCGTGGCGGGTGAACGCATCGTGGTGGCGGGCAGCGGCCCCTTGCTGCTGGCGGCTGCAGCCTCGGCGCACAAGGCCGGTGCCAAAGTGGTGCGTGTTGCCGAGCAGGCGGGTCTGGGGGCCGTGCTGGGCTTTGCCTCCCGACTGGCCGGGTCGCCGGGCAAGGCTTTGCAGGCGCTGACGCTGATGCATCCGCAGTACCGCACCGCCAGCCATGTCATCGCGGTGCTTGGGCAGGGCAGGGTGGAGTCGGTGCAATTGCAGCAAGGCAGCCGCCGGGTCGAGATCGCCTGCGACCGCCTGGCCTGCGGCTTTGGCCTGGTGCCCAACACCCAGCTGGGCCAGCTGCTGGGTTGTGGCCTCACGCCGACCGGGCTGGTGGTAGACGACTGGCAGGCCACCAGCCAGCCGCACATTTACGCGGCAGGGGAGTGCACCGGCGTGGGCGGCAGCGAGCGGGCCCTGGTGCAGGGCCGCATCGCAGGCTTGGCTGCCGTGGGCGATACAGCTGCGGCCCAGGCCCTGTGGCCCGAGCGCAGCCGCTGGCAGGCCTTCGCCCAACAGTTGGGGCGCAGCTTTGCGCTGGCCCCGCAGCTCAAAAAATTGCCCCAGGCCGACACCCTGGTGTGCCGCTGCGAAGACGTGCCCTATGCTGCGGTGCGTGCCTGCGCGGGCTGGACCGATGCCAAGCTGCACACCCGCTGCGGTATGGGTGCCTGCCAGGGCCGTATCTGCGGCACGGCGATGCAGTTTCTACACGGCTGGGAACAGCCCGTGCCCCGCAACCCCCTGGCACCTGCGCGCATTGGCACGCTTGCTGCTATACCCCTGAAAGGAGAATAA
- the hcnA gene encoding hydrogen cyanide synthase subunit HcnA — MPVNLHINGRPVSVPAGCSVAAALAIAGNGITRISVGGEARAPLCGMGICQECRVSINGVRRLACQTTCSADMRVETSQ, encoded by the coding sequence ATGCCTGTGAATCTGCACATCAACGGCCGGCCTGTTTCTGTACCCGCAGGTTGCTCGGTCGCTGCGGCGCTGGCTATCGCAGGCAACGGCATCACCCGAATTTCTGTGGGCGGCGAAGCCCGCGCCCCGCTGTGCGGCATGGGCATCTGCCAGGAATGCCGGGTGTCCATCAACGGCGTGCGCCGCCTGGCCTGCCAGACGACCTGCAGCGCCGACATGCGGGTGGAGACCAGCCAGTGA
- the hcnC gene encoding hydrogen cyanide synthase subunit HcnC yields the protein MNPDVIVIGAGIVGAACAHALAQAGQRVLVLDARLGGATGAGMGHLVVMDDNPAELALSQYSVAQWRALAPQMPADCAFSGCGTLWVAADAEEMAAAEDKRQRLHDHGIACHLLDAQALAQAEPALRPGLAGALKVPGDGIVYAPNAARWLLSKYEHLVQVEHAQVTEIDGKKVHLADGSTRQAPQILLANGIHATTLCPGLPIRPKKGHLLITDRYPGTVHHQLVELGYVTSAHHSVGPSVAFNLQPRPTGQLLLGSSRQFDTLDTTVEADMLQAMLQRALAYMPGLADLNAIRSWCGLRAATPDSLPILGAHPEHDGLWLAVGHEGLGVTTALGTADVLAALMTGGTPPLDAAPYGLQRFTEAACL from the coding sequence ATGAACCCGGATGTCATCGTCATCGGCGCAGGCATCGTCGGCGCAGCCTGCGCCCACGCCCTGGCGCAGGCGGGCCAGCGCGTGCTGGTGCTGGATGCGCGCCTGGGTGGAGCCACCGGTGCGGGCATGGGCCACCTGGTAGTCATGGACGACAACCCAGCCGAGCTGGCGCTGAGCCAGTATTCCGTGGCCCAGTGGCGCGCCCTGGCCCCGCAAATGCCCGCAGACTGCGCCTTTAGCGGCTGCGGCACGCTGTGGGTGGCGGCCGATGCGGAGGAAATGGCAGCGGCCGAAGACAAGCGCCAGCGCCTGCACGACCACGGCATCGCTTGCCATTTGCTGGATGCCCAAGCACTGGCCCAGGCCGAACCTGCCTTGCGTCCCGGCCTGGCGGGCGCGCTGAAAGTACCGGGCGACGGCATTGTTTACGCGCCCAATGCCGCCCGCTGGCTACTATCAAAATACGAGCATCTCGTGCAGGTGGAACATGCACAAGTAACCGAAATCGATGGCAAAAAGGTGCACCTGGCCGACGGCAGCACACGCCAGGCCCCGCAGATCCTGCTGGCCAATGGCATCCACGCCACCACGCTGTGCCCCGGTTTGCCCATCCGCCCCAAAAAGGGCCACCTCCTCATCACCGACCGCTACCCCGGCACCGTGCACCACCAACTGGTGGAGCTGGGCTATGTGACCAGCGCGCACCACAGTGTGGGGCCGTCGGTGGCTTTCAATCTGCAACCGCGCCCCACCGGGCAGTTGCTGCTGGGGTCGAGCCGCCAGTTCGACACCCTAGACACCACGGTAGAGGCCGACATGCTGCAAGCCATGCTGCAACGCGCCCTGGCTTACATGCCCGGCCTGGCCGACCTCAACGCCATCCGCAGCTGGTGCGGCCTGCGCGCCGCCACGCCCGACAGCCTGCCCATTCTGGGTGCGCACCCGGAGCACGACGGCCTGTGGCTGGCGGTGGGGCACGAGGGCCTGGGTGTCACCACCGCCTTGGGCACTGCCGATGTACTGGCCGCTCTGATGACCGGTGGCACGCCGCCCCTGGATGCCGCGCCTTACGGGCTGCAACGCTTTACGGAGGCCGCATGCCTGTGA
- a CDS encoding 4-hydroxyproline 2-epimerase: MQRIQIIDSHTGGEPTRLVVGGFPGLGTGSMAERRAVLAAQHDKWRATTVLEPRGNDVIVGALLCEPVAADAAAGVIFFNNTGYLGMCGHGTIGLVVSLAHMGRIGPGVHKIETPVGTVEATLHTDGSVSVRNVPAYRFATQVAVDVPGYGVAHGDIAWGGNWFFLVNDHGLRVASDQLAALTTYACALSAALRVQGITGADGAEIDHIELFGPDDQGADSRNYVLCPGMAYDRSPCGTGTSAKIACLAADGKLAPGALWQQASVIGSRFEASYTVDTVEGGQVIPTIRGRAHVCAESTLLIAEDDPFAWGISLA; this comes from the coding sequence ATGCAGCGCATCCAGATTATTGATTCCCACACCGGTGGCGAGCCTACGCGGCTGGTGGTGGGCGGCTTTCCCGGCCTGGGCACGGGCAGCATGGCCGAGCGCCGTGCCGTGCTGGCCGCGCAGCACGATAAATGGCGGGCCACCACGGTACTGGAGCCGCGCGGCAACGACGTGATCGTGGGCGCGTTGCTGTGCGAGCCGGTGGCGGCCGACGCGGCTGCCGGTGTCATCTTCTTCAACAACACCGGCTACCTGGGCATGTGCGGCCACGGCACCATCGGCCTGGTGGTCAGCCTGGCGCACATGGGGCGTATTGGGCCGGGCGTGCACAAGATCGAAACCCCGGTGGGCACGGTAGAGGCCACCTTGCATACCGACGGCTCGGTCAGCGTGCGCAACGTGCCCGCCTACCGCTTCGCCACGCAGGTGGCGGTGGACGTGCCGGGCTACGGGGTGGCGCACGGCGACATCGCCTGGGGCGGCAACTGGTTCTTTCTGGTGAACGACCATGGCCTGCGCGTGGCCAGCGACCAGTTGGCAGCACTCACCACCTACGCCTGTGCGCTGAGCGCGGCGCTGCGGGTCCAGGGCATTACCGGGGCCGACGGCGCAGAAATCGACCACATTGAACTCTTTGGACCGGACGACCAGGGGGCCGACAGCCGCAATTACGTGCTGTGTCCCGGCATGGCCTACGACCGCTCGCCCTGCGGCACCGGCACCAGCGCCAAGATCGCCTGTTTGGCGGCAGACGGCAAGCTGGCCCCGGGGGCGCTATGGCAGCAAGCCAGCGTGATCGGCAGCCGCTTTGAGGCCTCTTACACCGTGGACACCGTGGAGGGCGGCCAGGTGATTCCCACTATCCGGGGCCGCGCCCATGTGTGCGCCGAATCCACCCTGCTGATCGCCGAAGACGACCCCTTCGCCTGGGGAATTTCTCTGGCATGA
- the dapA_3 gene encoding 4-hydroxy-tetrahydrodipicolinate synthase, which produces MTLPRWKGIFPAITTKFHADESIDAEGTAKHIEFQIANGIHGLVTCGSLGEASTLTLEEKLQVADIALKAAKGRIPVLANVSETSTREALRYIEGANKLGVDGYMVMPSVIYVADAREAMLNVRTMANAAQKPIMVYNNPVAYRVDLKPEHMQELADCEWIVAIKESTDNIRRITDLRNLLGTRYQLFLGVDDLAFEGLALGCDGLLAGVGCAFPRETVALYDLMQAGEWAEALKLYQWMTPMLHLDVSTKLVQNLKLIDLLVGVGSEHMRRPRLPLIGEERAYIEGVVAKALATRPAKYQSVL; this is translated from the coding sequence ATGACATTGCCCCGCTGGAAAGGCATCTTCCCCGCCATCACCACCAAGTTCCACGCCGATGAAAGCATCGACGCCGAAGGCACGGCCAAGCACATAGAGTTCCAGATTGCCAACGGCATCCACGGCCTGGTCACCTGCGGCTCGCTGGGCGAGGCCAGCACGCTGACGCTGGAAGAAAAGCTGCAGGTCGCCGACATCGCCCTGAAAGCCGCCAAGGGCCGCATCCCCGTGCTGGCCAATGTGTCCGAAACCAGCACCCGCGAGGCCCTGCGCTATATCGAAGGCGCGAACAAGCTGGGTGTGGATGGCTACATGGTCATGCCGTCCGTCATCTACGTGGCCGACGCCCGCGAAGCCATGCTGAATGTGCGCACCATGGCCAACGCCGCGCAAAAACCCATCATGGTCTACAACAACCCCGTGGCCTACCGCGTGGACTTGAAGCCAGAACACATGCAAGAGCTGGCCGACTGCGAATGGATCGTGGCCATCAAGGAAAGCACCGACAACATCCGCCGCATCACCGACCTGCGCAACCTGCTGGGCACGCGTTACCAGCTGTTCCTGGGCGTGGACGACCTGGCTTTTGAAGGCCTGGCCCTGGGCTGCGACGGCCTGCTGGCCGGTGTGGGCTGCGCCTTCCCGCGCGAAACCGTGGCCTTGTACGACCTGATGCAAGCCGGCGAGTGGGCCGAGGCGCTCAAGCTCTACCAGTGGATGACCCCCATGCTGCACCTGGACGTGTCCACCAAGCTGGTGCAAAACCTGAAGCTGATCGACCTGCTGGTGGGCGTGGGCAGCGAGCACATGCGCCGCCCGCGCCTGCCGCTGATCGGCGAAGAGCGCGCTTATATTGAAGGCGTGGTCGCCAAGGCCCTGGCGACCCGGCCCGCCAAATACCAATCGGTCCTGTAA